One Prevotella sp. E2-28 genomic window, GATTAATAATTGTTTGATATACTCTTTCGTATTCATGCTCATCAGTTTGTCCTTTTAATAATTCGGTCAAGAGGGATTTTAGGACATAAAATTGTCCATCGCTTTCTGCGTCACCATACAGCCTTTCTACTTCTTCCTTGTATTTGCCATTGGACAATGATATTAAATGCTTGATTGCATTCATGTAACATTCAATATCAGCAAGTGTTATTACTTCTGCATCCTCAACAGGATTGATGTTGTCATGCTCTCTCTTGGATATAAGTTCAAGAGTAATCCTAATCATATTATTCATGGCGGCATCTATCGAGTTTACACTTCTATCTCCACGCAAACTCCTGTTATAGAAGAATTCTTCCCAGTCATCCCATTTCTTGCCATACTTTTCTTTTTCCATGACATCGCCCATCTTATTAAGTAATCTAGGCTTTATCTGTTCAGAATCCGTAAGTTTCTCACCTCTACTATTCATTGTAATGTACAATTCTTCTCCTTGGGACGTTTGAGCCACGTCAAAATACCAAAAGCAGACATTATTAATGACTCCTTTATATGTTAAATTCTGGAGTTTTGGAACCCACTCTTTGAATACTTCCAAAGCTCCTATCATGGATTTTATGGTCGTATCTTTTCTATAATCCCTCTTAAACCACGTTTGGTCTTCTATCATTTGAGGATCTGTTGTCTTTGATTTCAATAAGTTAGTAAGGAAAGAATCAGTGTGTGTACGTACTCTGTATGAGAATGATGGCCTTACACTATCAAGCTTCTGGAGTGCCATGTATTCCACATAAGTTTCTTCAGAATCCACAATGGACAAATAATATAGTAACAACAATATAGTTGTGTATCGTTGTTGACCATCAATAAGATAATGTTCCTGACCAGACTGGTAAGAATACAAAAAGCCTATATTTGTTTCGCCCAATTCTATCTTTTCATTAAGATCCCTAAGGAATTGAACGAGTACTTGTTTATTCTTATTATCTCCCCATACATACTCTCTTTGTATCTCAGGGACTACAAAGTCGAAATTCTTCAGCAATTCGCTTATATTCTTTTTTTCCATAAATAATCAATTTGAGATTCTTTTAAATGACAGACGTTATTGAGCAAAATCTATTTCTGACCGTGCTGGAAAATGGAGATAGTCACTAATACGCGAATCTATATTATTAACAGTTCGAATTATGTCTTCATCTGACCAAAATAGTTCACTATCATCGATTCCGTTATTGTCTATGTTCTTTAACTTAGATATAAAAACTTCATAGGTGTGAGGTCTTATATAACAATCATTCATTAAAAATTCATTTACTATCCTATCCATTTTTAAGGTATATCCAGAATTTCCATAACTCCGATTGACCCCATTGTCAAGTAGAACAATATTTCCGATAGAATTAATGCCATTCTTGTTTTCCTCTTTCAATGCTTGTTCCTCTTCGGTTGTTAGGATGTCACTATTGGTTTTGCGATTTTGAGAACGGACATGTTCCTTATCTTCTCCACAATCCCCTTTAATACATTTTAAATAGTTAACCTTAACTTTTTTGTATATGATTTTTGTTCCTTTATTTGTTTTTTTAATAACTGGAAGTATATCTAATAAAGGTAGGAACTTTGTCGTAAAATCATCATGATACCAATCGTAAGATAAATCAAGGATAGCATTACGTAAAGATACCAGTTTGTTATCCAAAGCATCGTCATCACCACTAAAATTAGATGCCAATTGCTCACGAATAATCGCTTTTATCTCGTCTTTAAACTTTTGTTTGGAATGTAGCTGCTTCCATTTCCCCCATAATAATTCAAATGATATGGTTGCGCTTTTATAGTTATACATTAGATATCCAACCAGATTAAATATTTCTTCATTTTCAAACCATTCAACCATCGTCATATGGAATTCCTTAACTGCATAATAAAATTCCAAGTGGTCGTCACTTGCATCGCCATTAAAATCAATACCATTTTCAAAAAACCTTAATTCAAGATCACGTTCTTTGTCAGAAGCTATAAGCTTATCTTTGTAAGCCTCATAAAAAGCATAATACAAAAGATCAATAGGATATTGATTGTATTTAAAAGATTTGTTTTTGACAATTCGATTAGGGAGGAGCTGTTCGAAATAACTTTGAACATCAGGATTTGACCACCATTTGTTCATTTCATCTAGCTCTATGCCAAGTTTTATTCGGAATTCATTTATTTTACCTTGTGAAGAGACTGTTACATCAATATTCAGATTAATATCTTCTCCCGCGATTTTATTTATTATATCTTTAGAGGAAATAGTTGGATATTTCTGCTTTGCCGCTCTTGTAACGAGAATTGCCCTTACCAGATCTGCTCCATCAAGTTCAACTTTACCACCATTCAAACTGGCAAATACAGTTTCCTCCTCACCACTATCTACCTGATTGACTATTAATTTCAAGTCATCAAGTATAGTGTTGCTCTGTAACTCATTCTCCTTAAACCAATCTGAAATAGCTTTTGCGACGGCCATAATATAGTATTGGTCTTTTGTGTTAGCATTTTGCGGATCTATTTCGGAGTTCCATAATGAGCCCGACAATATCTCCTGACGAAGGAAGATATCTGTACTTTCTCTAACAGAATATTTGAGAATATCTGCACCAGTTTCTATAATCTTGTTTATCATGTTTCTTTGGATATATGAAACCAGGATAAATAAGGTCGTTAGTCTCTGCTGTCCATCAATAACATTCAAACACTGCTTTCCATTCAGAAAGGTTTTTGTAATAGTGATATTTTGAAGACAATAAAAGGACGAAGCATCTCCTTTCCTGAAATTCTTCAAATCAACTAATAATTGTGTAACATTATCATCTGTCCATTTATACCCTCTTTGGTATTCTGGAATATTGAAGAAATTACATTTTTCTGCTGGCAAGTAACTGCGAAAGACCTCTCTAACGCTATATATTAATTCACTCATATTACAATATTTTAATTGCAATGGCAGCGCAGGCTTCTGCATCGGCCAATGCATGGTGATGATTCTCTAAATGATATCCGCACAACTCTGAAATTGTGTGAAGTTGATGATTCTCTGCATCAGGAAAAGCCTTACGCGAAGCTACACAGGTACAGAAGAATTCATAGTCTGGATAATCCATCTGATAACAGCGGAACACAGCTTTCAGACAACTTTCGTCAAAAGCCTTATTGTGAGCGACAAGAGGTAATCCTTCTATGAGGGGTTCTACCTGCTTCCATACTTCGGGAAAGGCTGGAGCCTCTTCTGTATCATTTCGTGTAAGACCATGAACCTGAGTACACCAATAGTTATAGTAATTGGGTTCTGGCTGTATCAGCGAATAGAAACTATCCACAATTTCCCCGTTCCTGACAATTATAATTCCAACACTACAAACACTACTTCGCTCGTTGTTGGCTGTTTCAAAATCAATTGCTGCAAAGTCTTTCATTATTATTACTAATCCTCCTTATATTTGTTCCACATTCTTTTTATCTTGCCTGCCAATTCTTTTCTAAGCCAAATAGGTTCCAAAACCTCAAAATCCTCACCTTTTGCCAAAACCTCTTGTTGAAAGTCAAATTCTGGGCAAATGCGTAGTTCAAACAAACTATACTCATCTGACCTTTTGATTTCTTCCTGAGTCCAATGTAAGGGTAAAGAACGCATATAATTCGCCTGCCCCGCAGATACTTTCAGAATGACCTTTTCAACTTTTGGTTGGCTATTAGCGATAATGCCATAGAAACTGTCAAAGAACTCAGAGGGCACAAAGTCCTCTGGCATTTTATATTTTTGATCTTTCAATATGTTCATATCATAAATCCTATCTACGGCATATATCATTAGCCTCTGGTAATAAGGATTCCATGCCAACATATACCAACGCTGCTTGAA contains:
- a CDS encoding DUF262 domain-containing protein, which encodes MEKKNISELLKNFDFVVPEIQREYVWGDNKNKQVLVQFLRDLNEKIELGETNIGFLYSYQSGQEHYLIDGQQRYTTILLLLYYLSIVDSEETYVEYMALQKLDSVRPSFSYRVRTHTDSFLTNLLKSKTTDPQMIEDQTWFKRDYRKDTTIKSMIGALEVFKEWVPKLQNLTYKGVINNVCFWYFDVAQTSQGEELYITMNSRGEKLTDSEQIKPRLLNKMGDVMEKEKYGKKWDDWEEFFYNRSLRGDRSVNSIDAAMNNMIRITLELISKREHDNINPVEDAEVITLADIECYMNAIKHLISLSNGKYKEEVERLYGDAESDGQFYVLKSLLTELLKGQTDEHEYERVYQTIINHVRRNKIKSHIDFLNYLDCYKNSDFGFYSFIIDTQNEYASKVFTGHELDKVKLCYYAHDKKVENSIWKEQESKFWNGNIKELIKWATIDDTFSYSEFIRVTNIFHELFSSNANNGWTTDKVRQALITRRMPHYPDNEKFGYTSNEWKEIISKNSDDFLAFINCFHEKEKEEVLDEMRRNYPETPENLWAEFVQRDYLLGYCNTKHLYWNDKYGWLLVQNSWAKPISVKNMNLYHELLDIYGKNDNWTIEIWPSWESCVYFQNKLTSIYLDIRCIRTDDNSYIYNLLVSQRGKDQITIDEIDHFKQSLLAFVSKDQENKWDWNEDSRCYQLDLMYRDALLSVINSLTA
- a CDS encoding DUF262 domain-containing protein — translated: MSELIYSVREVFRSYLPAEKCNFFNIPEYQRGYKWTDDNVTQLLVDLKNFRKGDASSFYCLQNITITKTFLNGKQCLNVIDGQQRLTTLFILVSYIQRNMINKIIETGADILKYSVRESTDIFLRQEILSGSLWNSEIDPQNANTKDQYYIMAVAKAISDWFKENELQSNTILDDLKLIVNQVDSGEEETVFASLNGGKVELDGADLVRAILVTRAAKQKYPTISSKDIINKIAGEDINLNIDVTVSSQGKINEFRIKLGIELDEMNKWWSNPDVQSYFEQLLPNRIVKNKSFKYNQYPIDLLYYAFYEAYKDKLIASDKERDLELRFFENGIDFNGDASDDHLEFYYAVKEFHMTMVEWFENEEIFNLVGYLMYNYKSATISFELLWGKWKQLHSKQKFKDEIKAIIREQLASNFSGDDDALDNKLVSLRNAILDLSYDWYHDDFTTKFLPLLDILPVIKKTNKGTKIIYKKVKVNYLKCIKGDCGEDKEHVRSQNRKTNSDILTTEEEQALKEENKNGINSIGNIVLLDNGVNRSYGNSGYTLKMDRIVNEFLMNDCYIRPHTYEVFISKLKNIDNNGIDDSELFWSDEDIIRTVNNIDSRISDYLHFPARSEIDFAQ
- a CDS encoding 3'-5' exonuclease — its product is MKDFAAIDFETANNERSSVCSVGIIIVRNGEIVDSFYSLIQPEPNYYNYWCTQVHGLTRNDTEEAPAFPEVWKQVEPLIEGLPLVAHNKAFDESCLKAVFRCYQMDYPDYEFFCTCVASRKAFPDAENHQLHTISELCGYHLENHHHALADAEACAAIAIKIL